The Polynucleobacter sp. VK25 genome segment GAACGTGCTGTAGAACAGCTGCAATACGCTCAAGACCCATGCCAGTGTCAACACTAGGCTTAGGCAGTGGATGCATTACCCCCGCTTCATCGCGGTTGAACTGCATAAAAACGTTATTCCAAATTTCAATATAACGATCACCATCTTCATCAGGGCTACCAGGAGGTCCGCCGGGAATATGATCGCCGTGATCATAAAAAATTTCGGTGCAAGGACCGCATGGGCCTGTGTCACCCATCATCCAAAAATTATCTGATGCGTAACGCGCTCCCTTGTTATCGCCAATCCGAATAATGCGATCTGCAGGCACGCCAATTTGCTTATTCCAAATCTCAAAAGCCTCATCGTCTTCGGCGTACACCGTTACCAAGAGCTTTTCCTTGGGCAATTTAAATGTCTGGGTCAATAAGTCCCAGGCAAACTGAATTGCATCCTTCTTGAAATAGTCACCAAAGGAGAAATTTCCGAGCATTTCAAAAAAAGTATGGTGACGGGCTGTATAGCCTACGTTATCCAAGTCGTTGTGTTTTCCACCCGCCCGAATGCACTTTTGAGCAGTTGTAGCGCGGTTATAAGGGCGCTTATCGAACCCTAAAAACACGTCCTTGAACTGATTCATACCGGCATTGGTAAATAGCAGGGTAGGGTCATCCCCCGGCACTACAGGGCTGGATGGGACAATTTGGTGGCCTTTTTGGGCGAAGAAGTCCAGGTAAGCCTGGCGAATTTGGGAGACTTTCATGTCAATAATTATCGCATTGGCACTAGCCTAGGGCAAACGCTAGGCAGGAAGCTCCAAACCTGCCTTACAATCCGACAACATCAATAAAAATCGGCTTTAAGTCGACAATAAGGAGAGCATCTTGAAAATTCGCAATCAACGGGATTTTGGGGCCGGAATCATGTATATGATTATTGGCCTCTTCTTCGCCATTATGGCTACCCAGTACCCCATGGGAACTGCTGCCAAAATGGGCCCAGGTTATTTCCCATTCTTCCTTGGGATCCTAATGGCTTTATTAGGCGTACTGGTATTACTGCAGTCACTAAATGCAAAAGCAGCGATTGAAAGTATTCCAAAATTCAATTGGCGCATCATTGCCCAGATTACTGGCTCTGTAGTGCTATATGGACTACTCTTACCGCGCATGGGCTTCTTAATTGCTGTGGTTGTCTTGGTATTGGTATCTGCAAGCGCCAGCAAAGAATTCACTTGGAAGGGCTCATTAATTAATGCTGGCTTCCTCGTTGCATTTACTTATTCAGTGTTTGTGTTGGGTCTGAAACTTCAGTTCCCACTCCTGCCTGTATTCCTACAACAATAACGAACCGGGACTCTGAAAAATGGATTTATTTGCTAACTTAGCTCTCGGTTTTGATACCGCGTTCACATTACAAAACCTTCTGTACTGTCTTATCGGCTGTATTCTAGGAACCTTGATTGGCGTATTGCCAGGCCTTGGCCCGATCGCAACGATCGCGATGTTATTGCCAGCAACCTATGCATTGCCTCCAATTGCAGCATTGATTATGTTGGCTGGTATTTACTACGGCTCACAGTACGGCGGCTCTACAACAGCGATTCTTCTGAACATTCCGGGGGAGACGTCCTCGGTGGTGACGGCGATCGACGGCTATCAAATGGCCCGAAATGGTCGCGCTGGTGTTGCACTCTTTACTGCAGGTATGGGCTCATTCTTTGCAGGTTGCGTAGCAACTTTAGTATTGGCTGCATTTGCCGCCCCACTCTCTCAACTCGCATTTAAGTTTGGTCCTGCTGAATACTTCTCCTTGATGGTCTTAGGTTTGATCGGTGCAGTTGTATTGGCATCCGGCTCTTTGATCAAAGCGATTGGCATGATCATCTTGGGTCTCTTGATGGGCTTGATTGGTACTGACGTGAACTCTGGTGTATCGCGCTATGCGTTTGATATTCCTGAATTAAGCGACGGTATTGGCTTCGTAGCTGTTGCGATGGGCGTGTTCGGTTTCGCAGAAATCATGGGTAACCTTGAAAAGACTGGCGATGACGAAGGCTTCCTCAACAAGCTCACCACCATGATGCCAACCAAGACCGATATCAAGCGCATGATTCCTTCAATCTTGCGTGGCACAACGATTGGTTCTATCTTGGGTATCTTGCCAGGCGGCGGCGCAGCTTTGGCAGCGTTTGGCGCTTACTCTGTTGAGAAAAAATCCTCCAAGTACAGCCACGAGTTTGGTAAGGGTGCAATTGAAGGCGTTGCTGGTCCAGAAGCGGCAAACAATGCTGCTGCTCAAACCTCATTCATTCCATTGCTCACATTAGGTATCCCACCAAATGCTGTGATGGCTTTGATGGTTGGCGCGATGACCATTCATAACATTCAGCCAGGCCCACAAGTAATGACTAGCAACCCAGCACTCTTCTGGGGTCTGATTGCTTCCATGTGGATCGGTAACGTAATGTTGATCCTCTTGAACTTGCCTTTGATTGGTATTTGGGTCAAGCTCTTGAAGATTCCTTATCGTTTCCTTTATCCAGCTATCTTGGTGTTCTGCTGTATCGGCGTGTACACCGTAAACAACACTGTGTTTGACGTTTATGTAACCGCAGGCTTTGGTTTGATTGGTTACCTGTTCTTCAAGCTCGGTTGCGAACCTCCTCCATTGCTGTTGGGCTTCGTACTTGGACCAATGATGGAAGAAAACTTCCGTCGCGCACTATTGTTATCTCGCGGTGACTTCACTACCTTCGTAACCCGCCCACTTTCTTTAGGTTTGCTGATTGCAGCAGCCCTCTTGGTAGTGATCGTGGCTCTGCCAGCAGTGAAGAAAACTCGTGAAGAGGCGTTTGTGGAGGAATAATTCCCCGCACCTCTCCAAAAATGAGCCCGCAGCAGTTTGCGGGCTTTTTCTTTATGGGCCAGGGGTTTTCTCTACAATGTGGCTATGTCCCAAGATAGCAAGCCCTCCAAAGCAAATACCGGCGCTGTAGCCGAACCGTCTAACTTCTTACGCCAGATCATTGACCATGACTTGGCAAGCGGAGCCTTTTCACAGCGCACGAATTTGGCTGGGGAAGCTATTCCATCCATCATTACCCGTTTTCCGCCTGAGCCAAATGGCTACCTGCATATTGGTCACGCCAAAAGTATTTGCCTGAACTTTGGTTTAGCCGCTGATTACAACAATCAAGCTGGCGGCGCTCGTTGCAATATGCGCCTGGATGACACTAATCCGGTAAAAGAGGATGTTGAGTACGCTGACAGTATTTTGGATGCAGTGAAATGGTTAGGCTTTGATTGGGGAACCCATCTTTATCACGCAAGTGACTACTTTGACAAACTGTATGAGCTTGCCGAGATCCTGATTCAGAATGGCAAAGCATATGTTGATAGCCAAAGCGCGGATGACATCCACACTAATCGCGGCAACTTTGGTCAAGCAGGGAAAAATAGTCCTTATCGTGATCGCAGCCCAGAAGAAAATCTACAACTGTTCCGTGACATGCGTGATGGCAAGTTCAAAGATGGCGAACATGTTCTGCGCCTGAAGATTGATATGGCGCACCCGAACATCGTGATGCGCGACCCTGTGGTTTATCGCATTCGCCATACTGATCACCATCGTACCGGTAGCAAATGGTGTATTTACCCGCTTTATGACTTTACCCATTGCATCTCAGATGCCCTAGAAAACGTCTCTCATTCCATATGCACCCTAGAGTTTGAGAATAACCGTCCACTCTATGATTGGATTGTGAATTCCCTAAAGGAACTTGGTGTCTTTAAAGACCCAGTGCCGCATCAATATGAATTCGCTCGTCTCAATCTGACTTACACCATCACCAGCAAGCGCAAACTCTTGCAGCTGGTTGAAGAAAAACATGTAGATGGCTGGGATGATCCACGCATGCCAACGATCGTTGGTATTCGTCGTCGCGGCTACACCCCGGAGAGTATTCGTTTGTTCTGCGAGCGTATCGGTGTTTCTAAAGCAGATAGCTGGATTGATATGAGCACCTTAGATCAGGCCTTGCGTGACGATCTAGAGGCAAGAGCGCCGCGCGCTACTGCAGTACTCAAACCACTCAAGCTCGTTGTGGAAAACTTTGATGCCTCAGCAAAAGAAGCTTGTTCTGCTCCGCGCCACCCTAACCATCCAGAGTGGGGCAATCGCGAATTTAATTTCACGCGTGAACTGTGGATTGAAGCGGATGACTTTATGCAAGAGCCTATTAAAGGATTCTTCAGACTGTATCCACCTATTGGCGATCAGCCTGGTAGCCGCGTCCGCTTACGCCATGGATTTGTAGTTGAGTGCACTGGTTTTGAAACTGATGCACAAGGTAATGTGACCCAAGTCAATGTGACTCACTTCCCTGACAGTAAAAGCGGTACCGCCGGCTCCAACAATTACAAGGTTAAGGGCAATATTCATTGGATCAGCGCTGCTGAAGCGATTCCAGCTGAAGTGCGCTTATACGATCACCTCTTTACGGACCCGCATCCAGATAGCGGTGATAAGAATTTCTTGGACGCAATCAATCCAAACTCCATGCAAACCATTGACGCTTATTTAGAGCCTTGCATGAAAGATATCAAAGCTGAAGATCGTCTTCAGTTTGAGAGACATGGATACTTTGTTGCTGATAAGAATGATTCCAAACCTGGCAAGCCGGTGTTTAACCGTACTGTTGGCCTTAAGGATTCCTGGAAATAGTTTTCAGAAAATGTCCCACGCTGGGATAGCGAAGTGGTGTTTTGAGTTCATGCAAGCGACTATTAGTCACTCTGCGTGACTCGCGCATAAAAGACCACAGCATCGGGCTAACGATTTTTTGCAACTCATTACCAGGCAAGCGAGCCGGTCTTTCCAGCCCAAAAGCATCTGCCACTTCATCGAAGTAATCACCCATTTTGGTTTCACCACCATCACAGGTATTAATGATGCGCTGGGGTTTGCCGTGATAGACCGCAGCGCATACTAGCCTCGCCAAATCTTCACTATGGATATGGTTTGAGTAAGCATCCTCTGCAGGGAGTAGCGCCGGTGTTTTGGCCTGTAGTCGTTCAATTGGCAGACGGTCAGCAGCGTAAATCCCTGGGACACGCAGAATCGTTAAAGCCACCCCATGGGCTGGCGCCCACAAACGGAGCGCCCGCTCTGCATCAACCCTTCTTTGAGCACGCTCACTTTGGGGGCTCACTGGGGTTGCTTCACTCACCTTGCCGCCCCTATGGTCACCATAGACGCCTGTGGTGCTGATGTAGATTAGGCGCCTGACGGCATTGGATCCTTGGGCTAAAATTCGCATTAGGTTGCGGGTTCGGCAATCACGATTTCCACCATTTTGAGGTGGCGCCAGATGAATCACGGTTTGAGCTAAACCACTGAGGCGCCACAAAGACTCTGGATGATCCAGATTACCCAAAACAGGAATCGCGCCAACCTCCCTCAACTCCTGAAAGCGATTCTGTTGAGAAGTGAGTGCAAATACACGATGACTTCGAGAAAGCTGTTTAGCTACCCGAAGACCAATATCTCCGCAGCCAATAATCAGGATTGAAGGTTTACCAAAAGATTGCATAAGTGACATCGTAACGATTTATTGAAAGGAATGAGAGTGTCCTACCAAGTCACGCTCAAAACGAGCGGCAAACAATTTACCGTTAATCCAGATGAAAATCTCCTGGAGGCCGCTCTTCGTCAAGGCATTAATCTGCCTTATGGCTGTAAAAATGGTGCCTGCGGCTCCTGCAAGGGTAAGGTTTTAGAGGGTCAAGTGACTCATGGCCAGCATAGTGAAAGTGCTCTGGGTAAAGCTGAAGAGACTGCAGGTGGCATTCTATTTTGCTGCTCCCATCCCCAATCAGACCTTTTGATTGAAGCGCGTGAAGTCCAAGGTGCGGGCGATATTGCGATTCGGAAGGTGCCCTGTCGCGTCAACACGATTAGCAAGCCTAGCAGCGATGTTGCTATCCTGAAACTGCAATTGCCCGCTGCCGAACGCTTCCAATTCCTAGCTGGGCAATATTTAGAGTTTCTACTCAAAGATGGTCAACGCCGTGCTTACTCGATTGCCAATGCGCCTGAGCAAGAGGGCCCTCTCGAATTGCATATCCGTCATTTGCCTGGCGGCCTATTCACCGACTTCGTATTTGGTTCTGTTACACCAGCCCTTAAAGAAAAAGATATTCTTCGCTTTGAGGGTCCATTGGGAAGCTTCTTCTTAAGAGAAGATTCTAAAAAACCCATCATCTTTGTCGCTGCTGGCACAGGCTTTGCACCAATCAAATCCATCATTGAACAAATGCAGGCAAAGAAAATTCATCGACCTATTCATCTGTACTGGGGTGGTCGTCGCCCAAGCGATTTGTATTTAGAAGATTTGTGTAAATCCTGGGAAACAGAAATACCTGACTTTAAGTACATCCCCGTGATTTCTGATGCCTTACCGGAAGATGCTTGGCAGGGTCGCACAGGATTTGTGCACCAAGCCGTAATGACGGATCATCCGGATATGAAGAGCTTTCAGGTTTATGCCTGCGGCGCCCCAGTAATGGTCAATGCCGCCAGAAATGACTTCTCAGCTAAGTGTCAATTGCCAGAAGAAGAGTTCTTTGCCGACTCCTTCACCAGTGCAGCTGATTTGGCGACTGTATAAGTCCTGCGCCATAAATCCCATTCAGTTGGATAATAGACACCTCATTTGACCTTATTGACCACTAAATCAGCATGAATAAGCCAACTCAAGCCATCGATCATCATTCAGTGATGTTCATTACCCCACGCCCTGAAGTGATCATGGTCGAAGGCAATGGCTCATGGCTGACAGACAACAATGGCAAACGCTATCTGGATTTCCTGCAAGGTTGGGCAGTTAATTGCTTGGGTCACGGCAATCCAGGAATGATTGAGGCACTTAATGCGCAAGCAAAAAAGCTCATTAATCCAAGCCCGGCGTTTTATAACGACCCCATGATTGGTTTATCCAATCTACTCACACAAAATAGCTGCTTTGACAAAGTCTTCTTTGCCAATAGTGGAGCAGAAGCAAACGAAGGCGCGATTAAGCTCGCTCGCAAATGGGGTCAGATTAATAAATCTGGTGCTTTTGAAATCATTACCTTTGATCACAGCTTTCACGGGCGCACATTGGCAACGATGAGCGCTTCCGGCAAACCTAACTGGGATACGATGTTTGCTCCACAAGTAGCGGGCTTTCCTAAGGCAGATTTAAATGATTTGGAGTCAGTTAAAAAACTGGTGACCGATAAAACGGTTGCGGTAATGCTTGAGCCTGTTCAGGGCGAAGGCGGCGTCATTCCAGCTACTCAAGAATTTATGCGTGAGCTACGTAAGTTCACCAAAGAAAATAATATTCTGTTAATTGCCGATGAAGTGCAAGCTGGTTGTGGGCGCACCGGCACACTCTTTGCTTATCAAAACTACGGCATTGAGCCAGACATCATGACCTTGGGTAAAGGTATTGGTGGTGGCGTGCCTCTGGCAGCACTATTGGCAACCGATGCAGTGGCTTGCTTTGTGCCGGGTGATCAAGGTGGAACCTATAACGGCAATCCTCTCATGACTGCTGTTGGCATTAGCGTGATTGAGCAACTGTTAGCCCCAGGCTTTTTGGATAGTGTCAAAGCCAAAGGCGAGTTACTGAAGTCTGAATTACTCAAGCTTTGTGCAGAATTTAACCTCGAAGGTGAGCGTGGTGAAGGCTTATTGCGCGCATTGATGCTTGGAAAAGACATTGGCCCAAAACTCGTTGAACTTGCACGTGACCGCAGCCCTGAAGGCTTGTTGATTAACTCGCCTAGACCAAACTTATTACGCTTTATGCCAGCCTTAAATGTGTCTGATGATGAAATTCGTCAGATGTGTGGCATGCTGCGTGAACTCTTGAAGCAGGCTAGCTAATTTCTATCCAACCAAGTTTTTTGGTAGAGAAAAAGTAACCTCCTCTACCACTCCATCAAGCGCCCGAACCTGTCTCGGACCAAACTCCTGAATTCGATTAACAATAGATTGGGCTAGACTCTCTGGCGCTGATGCGCCGGCAGTTAAACCAACCCGTTTTTTTCCAGCAAACCATTCCGGCTTGAGTTGCTCTGGGGCATCTACCATGTAAGACGGTACGCCCAGCTTTTCAGAAAGCTCACGCAAACGATTAGAGTTCGAGCTCGTCGCACTTCCCACCACAATGACCACCTCAACCTGAGGCGCCATAAATTTCACAGCATCTTGACGATTCTGAGTGGCATAACAAATATCTTGTTTGCGAGGCTGAACAATATTGGGAAACTTTTTAGTTAATGCTTCGACAATTTCTTTCGTCTCATCTACTGAGAGTGTCGTCTGGGTAACAAATGCGATCTTCTCATCAGACGGGAATGGCAAAGAGCTCACATCACCAATCTTTTCAATTAAGAACACGCCTTCCTTGACCTGCCCCATAGTCCCCTCAACCTCAGGGTGACCCGCATGTCCAATCATCAATACAGTAAAGCCGTCCTTACACATTTTGACAACTTCGAGGTGAACCTTGGTAACCAAGGGGCAGGTAGCGTCATACACCTGCAAACCCCTTGCTTCAGCGTCTTTGCGCACTTCCTGAGAAACGCCGTGAGCACTGAATACAACGATGCCCCCTTTAGGAACCTCGTGCAGTTCATCGACAAATACTGCGCCTTTATCGCGCAACTCATTCACCACATAAGCGTTATGAACAATTTCATGACGTACATATATAGGGGCACCAAAACGAATGAGTGCCTCATTGACGATATTAATCGCACGATCAACCCCCGCGCAAAAGCCACGCGGTTGAGCCATCAAAATTTCTGCGTTATTAGAAGTACCCATGTTTTACAGAATCGCCACAATCTCTGCTTCGAATGTTACGGGCCTACCTGCCAAGGGGTGATTAAAGTCGAACCAAGCACCCTCATCATTAATCGATTGCAGTACACCGGCATATTGAGCACCGCCTGGCGCATTGAACTCAATCACATCACCTGGATTAAATTCCGCATCATCATCGCGACCCTCTTTGAGCGCTTGCAGAGAAACCCATTGCACTAAATCTTCTTTACGCTCCCCAAAACTTTCTTCAGGCGCAAGCAGCGCACTTTTTTTCTCACCCACACCCAAACCCAGCAAGACCTTTTCAAAGCAAGGAGCAAATTGTCCAGATCCCATCAAAACCGTCGCAGGACGATCGATAAATGTGTTGATGTAATCATCCCCGCTAGGCAAGGTAAGCCGATAGTTGAGAGTCAGAAAGGAATTAGGCAAAACGGTAAGCTTAGTCATAAGGTGATTGTATCTAGGCCTGCGCCTGCTGTGCACTCCCCCATTACGAACTGGCCAAAAAATGAACAGCCCAGGGAGAAGCTTCGTTTAAAAGGCGCCGCAGCACTTTCTGACGCTGAACTTCTTGCCATCTTTTTACGTGTTGGGGTAAAGGGTAAAAGTGCCGTTGCCCTAGCTAAGGATCTACTACATCACTTTGGAAGCCTGCCTCGACTGTTAGCCAGCACTCCTGAAGAGCTCACCCGCATTCATGGCATGGGGCTATCTAAATGGTCTCAAATTCAAGCGGCATATGAGCTGGTTAAACGCAGCCTGGAGGATGGTCTTAGCCAGGACCCCATCTTTTCATCACCGAACCACGTTAGGGAGTTCTTACAGGCCAAAATTGGCCGCCTGCCGCACGAGGTCTTTCTATGCCTCTACCTAGACTCACGCCTCCATCTCATCGAATGCGAGGAGCTTTTTAGGGGCTCCATTACCCAGACGGCGATCTACCCCCGCGAAATCCTGAAAGAAGCTCTGGCCAAGAATGCTAGCGCCTTGATCGTGGCTCACAACCATCCCAGCGGCAACCCATTACCTAGCGATGCAGACCAAGAACTTACCAAGGTGCTAGAAAACGCCTTGCAAATGGTAGATATTCAGCTCCTAGACCACTGCATTGTCAGTGGCAGTGGTTTTTTCTCTTTTTCAGACTCTGGTCTTATGAATAATGCCAATAAACGATAGTAATTACTAACTTATTTGCTTATTTCACCCCCCGATCTACTTGTTATATCAACATCTCGGCCAACAAAGCGAATTAGAGCTAGCCCAAAATAGGCTGGGACTGATACAATCTTCTTTTTTCGCAATTAATGGAGTTATGTCATGGCAAAAGTTTGCCAAGTCACTGGGAAGAAGCCGATGGTTGGCAACAATGTATCCCATGCAAACAATAAAACGAAGCGTCGCTTTTTGCCGAATTTGCAAAATCGCCGTTTTTGGGTTGAATCTGAAAACCGCTGGATTAGCTTGCGCTTAACCAATGCTGGTTTGCGCGTTATCGACAAGAACGGCATCGATGCTGTGTTGTCTGATCTACGTGCACGTGGCGAAATTTAAGGAGCGCATAAATGGCTAAAGGCGGCAGAGAAAAAATCAAGTTAGAGTCATCAGCAGGTACTGGTCACTTCTACACAACTTCAAAAAACAAGCGTACTAAGCCTGAGAAAATGGAGATCATGAAGTTTGATCCAACCATTCGCAAGCACGTTGCTTACAAAGAAACAAAGCTGAAGTAATTACTTCTTTCAGCAAATAAAAAACCCGCTACATCAGCGGGTTTTTTATTATCTAGAAATTCCTTAAGCGTAACGACGCAATCTCAAAGAGAACTCACGCAGACTCGTTAAACCACTTTCTTCTGCATGCTGACACCATGTATGCAACTGAGAGAGCAATTGCTCTTTGGTGGCATTAGAGCGACCCCAGATAGCTTGTAGATCACGGCGCATCTCAATCATCTTGCGTAACTGCGCATTGCTTGCCATTAACTCTTCTAGCTTTGCTTTTTCTTGCTCAGTTAAACGAGTTTCATCTTTAGCTAACCATGTGCGAGCATCACTTAAATGGGATGCCAACACCTGCATGTGCTGCACTTCATTATTGAAAAAACTGCGCAATGTCTTGCTATAGCGCGCCATAATTTCATAGCGGTTCGCAATAATGGCTTCAAGAGTATTTTGATCGGCAGGACGCAAGTCGCTTAACACTGGCTTAGGTGGAGTCTTCTTCACAGTTGCCAAGCCAACCGCGCTCATGATTTGGATATACATCCAACCAATATCAAACTCGTACCATTTATTAGATAGCTTCGCACTGGTTGCAAAAGTGTGGTGATTATTGTGCAACTCTTCGCCACCAATCAAAATACCCCAAGGCACAATATTTCTGGATGCATCTTCGTTATCAAAATTGCGATAGCCCCAATAGTGGCCGATGCCGTTAATTACTCCAGCAGCAGTAATGGGGATCCACAGCATTTGCACCGCCCATACGGTCAAGCCAATTGCGCCAAACAAAAACACATCAATGATGAGCATGATGGCAACACCCTGCCAAGAGAACTTAGAGTAAATGTTGTGCTCGACCCAGTCATCTGGAGTGCCGTGACCAAACTTATCTAAAGTCTCCTGGTTGGCGGCTTCCTTTTTATAGAGCTCAGCACCACGAGAGAGCACGGTATTGATTCCTAAAACTTGTGGGCTATGTGGATCGTCAACCGTTTCACATTTGGCATGATGCTTGCGATGAATCGCAGCCCATTCTTTGGTAACCATGCCTGTAGTTAGCCAAAGCCAAAAGCGGAAAAAATGAGAAACGATGGGATGCAGATCTAAAGCACGATGAGCTTGGCAACGGTGCAAGAAAATAGTTACTGCTGCAATCGTGATGTGAGTGACGATCAGAGTGAAAACAAGAATCTGCCACCACGACCAATCTAAATATCCATTCGCGATCCAATGGAGGAATAAATCAAAACCTGAAGCTGTATTCAAAAGGGAATCCCTAAAGAGGTCTAAAACTCTATTTTAGTTCTTTAGGGGTCTTCTTGTTTTTGACCTTAGTCTCTTTTTGATCGTCTTTTTCAGACTCAGGAACTGGGGCGGCGGCTTTCTTTTGGAACACTGCGCCAAAGAAACCGTCAGTGCCATGAATATGTGGCCACAATTGCCACCAAGGATTATCTAGACTGCACCCTAAAGGTAATTTTTCCTTTGGAAACAATGGCTTAAGAACTTCTGCGGCTGGAACAGCCTCAAATTGCGGATGGTTTGCCAAAAATTCCTCTGCAATGGCCTGGTTTTCTTGAGGCAATAAGCTGCAGGTGGCATACACCAAGCGTCCGCCTGGTTTTAATAAACGGGCTGCAGAGGCCAAGATACTTCTCTGCTTTTGGTTAAGTTCCAGCACCCCTGCTGGGGTTTGGCGCCACTTT includes the following:
- the rpmG gene encoding 50S ribosomal protein L33, which codes for MAKGGREKIKLESSAGTGHFYTTSKNKRTKPEKMEIMKFDPTIRKHVAYKETKLK
- a CDS encoding acyl-CoA desaturase; the protein is MNTASGFDLFLHWIANGYLDWSWWQILVFTLIVTHITIAAVTIFLHRCQAHRALDLHPIVSHFFRFWLWLTTGMVTKEWAAIHRKHHAKCETVDDPHSPQVLGINTVLSRGAELYKKEAANQETLDKFGHGTPDDWVEHNIYSKFSWQGVAIMLIIDVFLFGAIGLTVWAVQMLWIPITAAGVINGIGHYWGYRNFDNEDASRNIVPWGILIGGEELHNNHHTFATSAKLSNKWYEFDIGWMYIQIMSAVGLATVKKTPPKPVLSDLRPADQNTLEAIIANRYEIMARYSKTLRSFFNNEVQHMQVLASHLSDARTWLAKDETRLTEQEKAKLEELMASNAQLRKMIEMRRDLQAIWGRSNATKEQLLSQLHTWCQHAEESGLTSLREFSLRLRRYA